ACTTTGAGAAGTCAATATTCTTGTCATAGTTAATATCTGTTTTTAGAGAGCCACAAGAGCTAAGAGTGATTACTGCTAGTAATAGAAGTACGATTTTCATAGGAAGTCCTTTTCATTTTTTTAGATTCTATAGGGAAGGTAATAAGTAGTCAAAGGACAAAAAAAAAAGGCAAATACTAAGTATTTGCCTTTATGGTATATTTAAAAAGAATTAAATCTTAGTAACGATTACCACCACCGAAACCACCACGGTTGTTGTTTCTTGGCTCTTGTGGCTTCGCTTCGTTAACTCTCATTGGACGACCATTTAAGTCATTTCCGTCAAACTTAGAGATAGCTTCTTGAGCTTCTTCGTCTGAAGACATTTCAACAAATGCAAATCCTTTTGATCTACCAGTTTCTCTGTCGATAATTAACTTTGCTGATTCAACTGTTCCACAAGATGAAAAAGTTTCAGTGATTGATTCTTCAGTTTCTGAAAACGGAAGATTTCCAACATACAATTTTTTACCCATTATAGTACTCCTATTTAGTCAATTTAATGGTTAGGCACCGCGCTCAAGAGAAGTTAGTCAGGATACCTGGAAAAAGTCTCGGAACAGTTGCATTTTTAATTTTTATTTAATAACACATGTATTTCACGAATTCAATACTATCGTAATTTTTATAAACGGTTAATATTATAAGCGCTGCGCAAAGTGATTCTAGTTAGTTAGCTTAATTCCTTCGGCCGAAATTGTTATCTTTCTCTCTTTATATAGCATGCCAATGGCATTCTTAAAGGTCTGCTTACTCATTGATAATGCCATCTTGATATCGGCAGGGGAGCTCTTGTCGTAAAGTGGAGAATGTCCGCCAGAGT
This window of the Halobacteriovorax sp. HLS genome carries:
- a CDS encoding RNA-binding protein; this encodes MGKKLYVGNLPFSETEESITETFSSCGTVESAKLIIDRETGRSKGFAFVEMSSDEEAQEAISKFDGNDLNGRPMRVNEAKPQEPRNNNRGGFGGGNRY